A genomic region of Candidatus Neomarinimicrobiota bacterium contains the following coding sequences:
- a CDS encoding carboxypeptidase regulatory-like domain-containing protein: protein MKQPAKNFILIVFATALVGSFLVAQDETYTVSGVVKDQEGEKVPAADVVLLDADGGEVDQTSTGKRFGGKGKFEFKKVSPGRYSVKATEEDAGSASLDFAVADEDQEIELSLVVAKKPGETGAAAAGKEAERLPQEEYVTTELSFELKKLAAEMDHLGGQVRDLQARSEMWTNPLSIYSKEIILDNGSTVFGKVVYQDEEILKVETLVGYLVIDRSQVVRIVENVIAEEEPEYIPEQIRETYSPPPMPKLAQPRYVAGEPTERLAARDRAANIVLMGNISEKRDRSNNTTFSGQVKNIGGRRSDFVKVNFVFRKNWSGETQTLTSFVSGSYYSFDSGITTDSSLLPGATGTFELVIPAEFGSYIGYSYTIDWEEYE from the coding sequence ATGAAACAACCTGCCAAGAACTTTATCCTTATTGTTTTTGCTACAGCCCTTGTGGGGTCATTCCTGGTCGCTCAGGATGAGACGTACACCGTCAGCGGTGTCGTGAAAGACCAAGAGGGGGAAAAAGTACCTGCTGCTGACGTGGTGCTTCTCGATGCAGACGGGGGAGAGGTGGACCAAACCTCAACGGGGAAGCGGTTCGGTGGTAAGGGTAAGTTTGAGTTTAAGAAGGTGTCGCCCGGCAGGTATAGTGTGAAGGCGACCGAGGAGGATGCAGGTTCCGCCTCCCTCGATTTCGCGGTGGCCGATGAAGACCAGGAAATTGAACTGTCATTGGTCGTGGCGAAAAAGCCCGGTGAAACGGGAGCGGCTGCCGCAGGGAAAGAAGCTGAGCGGTTGCCACAGGAAGAATATGTCACCACCGAACTCAGTTTTGAACTGAAGAAACTGGCGGCGGAAATGGATCATCTGGGAGGCCAGGTTCGGGATCTTCAGGCGAGAAGTGAAATGTGGACGAATCCCCTCTCCATTTACAGCAAAGAGATTATTCTAGACAACGGAAGCACTGTCTTTGGAAAAGTCGTGTATCAAGATGAGGAAATCTTGAAAGTCGAGACGTTGGTAGGGTATCTGGTGATAGACCGGAGCCAGGTGGTTCGGATTGTGGAAAACGTTATTGCGGAGGAGGAGCCGGAATATATTCCCGAACAGATTCGGGAGACCTACAGTCCACCTCCCATGCCGAAGCTGGCACAACCTCGCTATGTGGCAGGAGAACCCACGGAACGGCTTGCCGCCAGGGATCGAGCGGCCAATATTGTTCTCATGGGAAATATTTCCGAAAAAAGGGACCGGTCCAACAATACCACTTTTTCCGGCCAGGTGAAGAACATTGGTGGCCGCCGGTCAGATTTTGTCAAAGTGAATTTTGTATTCAGGAAGAACTGGAGTGGTGAAACTCAAACCCTGACCTCTTTTGTCTCGGGAAGTTACTATTCCTTCGACTCTGGTATCACCACGGACTCCTCTCTTCTCCCGGGGGCAACTGGGACATTTGAACTCGTCATACCCGCAGAATTTGGGTCGTATATCGGCTATTCTTATACGATAGATTGGGAAGAGTACGAATGA